In Macadamia integrifolia cultivar HAES 741 chromosome 1, SCU_Mint_v3, whole genome shotgun sequence, a single window of DNA contains:
- the LOC122078696 gene encoding pentatricopeptide repeat-containing protein At2g03880, mitochondrial-like: protein MILSQGQKFQDRTGCEGHCCIICSNASHRLCGHVPCQVKTALSDSSCSFHQRVFKQARPLLGSLQFNSSSCALKIIEEHSTVGNASEDMAVSGLLVPLSPSASSLLQFARSPQRRGRALVDSSKRNLSITGALGIVEMESVRGSGRTLAGSAMKVIHSDCEQMLRRYSGLLQVCASKGFLIDGMAVHGHVVKIGVVKIGVVPDSHLWNCLVNMYAKCGRPQNARQILEEMPDRDVVSWTALIAGYVAHGDGSEGVCLFSEMRRDGVWPNAFAFATGLKACSMCFALDFGKQVHGEVIKVGKFSDIFVGSALIDLYAKCGEMELARKVFLQMPECNSVSWNALLSGYAQIGEGGEVLKLFQTMTESEPRLSNFTLSTVLKVCATSENARIGKAVHSLAVKIGSDNDWFLTSGLVDMYSKCGLAEDAYKVFVRIKDPDVVAWSSMISCFNHQGQNYEAAELFGDMARSGVRPNQFTLASLISIATDLGDLQFGKSIHASIWKFGYGLDNLISNALVTMYMKNGSVEDGYRVFESMTEWDLVSWNALLSGFHDGNACDQGPTLFKQMFIEGFKPNMYTFISILRSCTSLSNVGFGQQVHGHIIKNNLNGDDFVGTALVDMYAKSGCLEDAQLVFKKMKQRDLFTWTVIITGCAQNDQGEKAIEIFRQMQREGVCPNEFTLASCLRGCSSIAALVNGRLLHSLIIKSGHSDDMFVMSALVDMYGKCGCIEDAEALFSGSASRDTVSWNTIICGYAQHGHVGKALKAFQSMLNEGIRPDEVTFLGVLSACSHGGLIEEGQRYFYSLKKVYEITPTVEHYACMVDILGRGGKRDEVESSIEKMNLTSSALLWQTVLGACKMHGNVGLGVKAAKKLFEIELKTDSSYILLSNIYESKRRWDDVAMIRTLMSSQGVKKEPRCSWVEVCGQVHVFLSKDVSHPKVKEIYMKLEELHIKLSLAGYIPNTKNVLHDVDEREQKESLIYHSERLAFAFALLSIRPGRPIRIFKNLRICGDCHDVFKLISNITNATIVIRDVSRFHHFQSGSCSCRDYW from the exons ATGATTCTGTCTCAAGGTCAAAAATTTCAAGATCGTACTGGCTGTGAAG GTCACTGCTGCATAATATGCTCCAATGCATCTCACCGACTCTGTGGACATGTCCCGTGCCAAGTAAAAACGGCCTTGAGCGACTCTTCCTGTTCATTTCATCAAAGGGTCTTCAAGCAAGCAAGACCATTATTGGGCTCTCTTCAGTTCAATTCTTCATCATGTGCTCTGAAGATCATTGAAGAACACTCAACAGTTGGTAACGCTTCAGAGGATATGGCAGTTTCTGGTCTTTTGGTGCCTCTTAGCCCATCAGCAAGTTCGCTTCTTCAGTTTGCTAGAAGTCctcaaagaagaggaagagcatTAGTGGATTCTAGTAAAAGAAATCTGTCAATTACTGGTGCTCTTGGGATTGTTGAAATGGAATCTGTAAGGGGATCTGGGAGGACTTTAGCTGGGTCCGCTATGAAAGTTATACATTCAGATTGTGAGCAGATGCTGAGAAGGTATTCTGGGTTGCTGCAGGTTTGTGCTTCGAAAGGGTTTCTTATTGATGGAATGGCAGTTCATGGGCATGTGGTCAAGATTGGGGTGGTCAAGATTGGGGTAGTCCCGGATTCTCACTTGTGGAATTGCTTGGTCAACATGTATGCAAAATGTGGGAGGCCCCAAAATGCTCGCCAGATACTCGAAGAAATGCCTGACAGGGATGTTGTGTCTTGGACTGCGCTGATTGCGGGGTATGTTGCACATGGTGATGGCAGTGAAGGTGTGTGTTTGTTCTCAGAGATGCGAAGAGATGGTGTTTGGCCCAATGCGTTTGCCTTTGCTACtggtttgaaagcttgttcgaTGTGTTTTGCATTAGATTTTGGGAAGCAAGTGCATGGGGAAGTAATTAAAGTTGGAAAATTTTCAGATATATTTGTTGGGTCTGCTCTCATTGATCTTTATGCAAAATGTGGTGAGATGGAACTTGCAAGAAAAGTTTTCCTCCAGATGCCTGAGTGCAACTCTGTTTCATGGAATGCATTGCTAAGTGGTTATGCTCAGATAGGTGAAGGTGGAGAGGTTTTGAAGCTATTCCAAACAATGACGGAATCGGAACCGAGGCTCAGCAATTTCACTTTGTCCACTGTTCTCAAGGTTTGTGCAACCTCAGAAAATGCAAGAATAGGTAAGGCAGTTCATTCCTTGGCAGTCAAGATTGGGTCTGATAACGATTGGTTTCTAACTAGTGGTCTAGTTGATATGTACTCCAAGTGTGGGCTGGCAGAGGATGCTTACAAGGTCTTTGTTAGGATCAAAGATCCCGATGTCGTGGCATGGAGCTCAATGATTTCTTGTTTCAATCATCAAGGACAAAACTACGAAGCAGCAGAGTTATTTGGCGATATGGCTCGATCTGGTGTCAGGCCAAACCAATTTACACTGGCTAGCCTCATTAGCATTGCCACTGATCTTGGTGATTTGCAATTTGGCAAGAGCATCCATGCTAGCATATGGAAATTTGGATATGGGCTTGATAATTTAATTTCCAATGCCCTAGTGACAATGTACATGAAAAATGGGTCTGTGGAAGATGGTTATAGGGTGTTTGAGTCTATGACAGAGTGGGATTTAGTTTCTTGGAATGCACTTCTATCAGGATTCCATGATGGTAATGCTTGTGATCAGGGACCAACATTATTTAAGCAGATGTTCATAGAAGGTTTTAAGCCAAATATGTACACTTTTATTAGCATCCTGAGGTCTTGCACTAGCTTATCTAATGTAGGCTTTGGGCAGCAAGTACATGGACACATCATTAAGAACAACCTCAATGGTGATGATTTTGTGGGAACAGCTCTTGTTGACATGTATGCCAAAAGTGGGTGCTTGGAGGATGCTCAATTGGTTTTCAAAAAGATGAAACAGAGAGATCTCTTCACCTGGACAGTAATAATCACTGGGTGTGCACAGAATGACCAAGGGGAGAAGGCCATTGAGATCTTCCGCCAAATGCAGAGGGAAGGTGTTTGCCCCAATGAGTTCACATTGGCAAGCTGTTTGAGAGGTTGCTCCAGCATAGCAGCTCTAGTTAATGGTCGGCTGCTCCATTCCCTGATCATTAAATCTGGTCATTCAGATGATATGTTTGTTATGAGTGCACTGGTCGATATGTATGGGAAATGTGGATGCATAGAGGATGCAGAAGCTCTATTCAGTGGTTCTGCTTCTCGGGATACAGTCTCTTGGAACACAATCATTTGTGGTTATGCACAACATGGGCATGTTGGGAAGGCCCTCAAAGCCTTTCAAAGTATGTTAAATGAAGGCATCAGGCCTGATGAAGTTACCTTCCTTGGTGTTCTTTCAGCTTGTAGTCATGGTGGTTTAATTGAAGAAGGACAACGGTACTTTTATTCATTGAAAAAGGTTTATGAAATTACTCCAACAGTCGAGCATTATGCTTGTATGGTGGATATACTTGGTCGGGGTGGTAAACGTGATGAGGTTGAAAGCTCTATAGAGAAAATGAATCTCACAAGTAGTGCATTGCTTTGGCAGACAGTTCTCGGGGCTTGTAAGATGCATGGAAATGTAGGACTCGGGGTAAAGGCAGCAAAGAAACTCTTTGAGATTGAACTGAAGACTGACTCGAgttatattttattatccaaCATTTATGAATCCAAAAGAAGGTGGGATGATGTTGCGATGATTAGAACATTAATGTCTAGTCAAGGTGTGAAAAAGGAACCTAGGTGTAGCTGGGTGGAGGTTTGTGGTCAGGTTCATGTGTTTTTGTCAAAAGATGTTTCACATCCGAAGGTCAAAGAGATCTACATGAAATTGGAGGAATTGCACATAAAACTTAGTTTGGCAGGGTATATTCCAAACACTAAAAATGTTCTTCATGATGTTGATGAGAGAGAACAAAAGGAAAGCCTTATTTATCATAGTGAAAGACTTGCGTTTGCTTTTGCCCTTTTGAGTATAAGACCTGGAAGACCAATCCGGATTTTTAAGAACCTTCGTATCTGTGGAGATTGTCATGATGTTTTCAAGCTCATCTCAAACATCACAAATGCAACAATTGTTATCCGTGATGTTAGTCGTTTCCACCACTTTCAAAGTGGTTCTTGTTCTTGTCGAGATTACTGGTGA